Sequence from the Thermocoleostomius sinensis A174 genome:
TTACCAAGAGCTAATTTAGCCATCAGAAGTCGGAGGGGGGAAAGCTTAAAGCAAACAGGTTACGTTTGTGAACCAAACCTTGAACCTCCCCCTTCCCGACTCCCCCTTCTCGACTCCCCACTCCCCACTCCCTACCCACCATGTTGCGCTACATCGCCAAGCGTCTCCTCGATCTCATCCCCGTCATTTTGGGTATCACGTTACTGGTATTTTTATTTCTGCAACTGATTCCCGGCGATCCGGCGATCGTGCTGTTGGGACAGCGAGCCACACCTGCCCAAGTGGAAGCGCTGCGAGAACAACTGGGGCTCAATCAACCCTTACCGTTACAATACCTAGCGTTTCTAGGAAAACTACTGCGATTGGATCTGGGGCGCAGCATCATCAGCGGTATTCCCATTACCCAAGAAATTGCAACGCGCTGGCCAGCTACGTTTGAACTATCGGTGGCCGCCATGATTGTAGCCATGTTACTGGGAGTGCCAGCAGGAATTATTGCGGCGGTTCGGAAAAATGGCTGGATTGATAATCTCACCATGAGCACCTCGCTGTTGGGAGTGTCAATGCCTGTGTATTGGTTGGGGCTGCTGCTAATTTATTTGTTTGCGGTAAATTTGCGTTGGCTGCCTCCTAGTGGTCGTCTCAGCATTGGCGGCACGTTTCAACCCATCACCGGATTTTATCTGCTGGATTCGCTGTTGCAGTTCAACCTAGCCGCTTTTGGTGATGTGGTGGCGCACCTAATTTTGCCTGCCATTACCGTCGGTACGATTCCCCTTGCAATTATTGCCCGCATCACTCGTAGCGCCATGCTAGAGGTCTTATCGCAAGACTACATTCGCACTGCCCGCGCCAAAGGACTGCTGGAACGTTGGGTGATTCTGAAACATGCCCTGAAGAATGCGCTGTTGCCCGTTGTCACCATTATTGGCTTACAATTTGGCACATTGCTCAGTGGCGCAATCCTCACTGAAACCATCTTCTCTTGGCCCGGTATTGGTTCCTGGATTTATGAAGGGATTTTGGCTCGCGACTATCCTGTTGTGCAAGGTGGCGTTGTGTTTGTAGCGATCGTGTTTGTGTTAATTAACCTGCTGGTTGATATTT
This genomic interval carries:
- a CDS encoding ABC transporter permease, whose amino-acid sequence is MLRYIAKRLLDLIPVILGITLLVFLFLQLIPGDPAIVLLGQRATPAQVEALREQLGLNQPLPLQYLAFLGKLLRLDLGRSIISGIPITQEIATRWPATFELSVAAMIVAMLLGVPAGIIAAVRKNGWIDNLTMSTSLLGVSMPVYWLGLLLIYLFAVNLRWLPPSGRLSIGGTFQPITGFYLLDSLLQFNLAAFGDVVAHLILPAITVGTIPLAIIARITRSAMLEVLSQDYIRTARAKGLLERWVILKHALKNALLPVVTIIGLQFGTLLSGAILTETIFSWPGIGSWIYEGILARDYPVVQGGVVFVAIVFVLINLLVDISYAFLDPRIQFK